Proteins co-encoded in one Saccharomyces cerevisiae S288C chromosome II, complete sequence genomic window:
- the ARA1 gene encoding D-arabinose 1-dehydrogenase (NAD(P)(+)) ARA1 (NADP+ dependent arabinose dehydrogenase; involved in carbohydrate metabolism; purified as homodimer; naturally occurs with a N-terminus degradation product), which produces MSSSVASTENIVENMLHPKTTEIYFSLNNGVRIPALGLGTANPHEKLAETKQAVKAAIKAGYRHIDTAWAYETEPFVGEAIKELLEDGSIKREDLFITTKVWPVLWDEVDRSLNESLKALGLEYVDLLLQHWPLCFEKIKDPKGISGLVKTPVDDSGKTMYAADGDYLETYKQLEKIYLDPNDHRVRAIGVSNFSIEYLERLIKECRVKPTVNQVETHPHLPQMELRKFCFMHDILLTAYSPLGSHGAPNLKIPLVKKLAEKYNVTGNDLLISYHIRQGTIVIPRSLNPVRISSSIEFASLTKDELQELNDFGEKYPVRFIDEPFAAILPEFTGNGPNLDNLKY; this is translated from the coding sequence GTCGAAAATATGTTGCATCCAAAGACTACAGAAATATACTTTTCACTCAACAATGGTGTTCGTATCCCAGCACTGGGTTTGGGGACAGCAAATCCTCACGAAAAGTTAGCTGAAACAAAACAAGCCGTAAAAGCTGCAATCAAAGCTGGATACAGGCACATTGATACTGCTTGGGCCTACGAGACAGAGCCATTCGTAGGTGAAGCCATCAAGGAGTTATTAGAAGATGGATCTATCAAAAGGGAGGATCTTTTCATAACCACAAAAGTGTGGCCGGTTCTATGGGACGAAGTGGACAGATCATTGAATGAATCTTTGAAAGCTTTAGGCTTGGAATACGTCGACTTGCTCTTGCAACATTGGCCGCtatgttttgaaaagattaagGACCCTAAGGGGATCAGCGGACTGGTGAAGACTCCGGTTGATGATTCTGGAAAAACAATGTATGCTGCCGACGGTGACTATTTAGAAACTTACAAgcaattggaaaaaatttaccTTGATCCTAACGATCATCGTGTGAGAGCCATTGGTGtctcaaatttttccattgAGTATTTGGAACGTCTCATTAAGGAATGCAGAGTTAAGCCAACGGTGAACCAAGTGGAAACTCACCCTCACTTACCACAAATGGAACTAAGAAAGTTCTGCTTTATGCACGACATTCTGTTAACAGCATACTCACCATTAGGTTCCCATGGCGCACCAAACTTGAAAATCCCACTAGTGAAAAAGCTTGCCGAAAAGTACAATGTCACAGGAAATGACTTGCTAATTTCTTACCATATTAGACAAGGCACTATCGTAATTCCGAGATCCTTGAATCCAGTTAGGATTTCCTCGAGTATTGAATTCGCATCTTTGACAAAGGATGAATTACAAGAGTTGAACGACTTCGGTGAAAAATACCCAGTGAGATTCATCGATGAGCCATTTGCAGCCATCCTTCCAGAGTTTACTGGTAACGGACCAAACTTGGACAATTTAAAGTATTAA
- the TBS1 gene encoding Tbs1p (hypothetical protein; the authentic, non-tagged protein is detected in highly purified mitochondria in high-throughput studies; associates with rDNA chromatin in vivo; TBS1 has a paralog, HAL9, that arose from the whole genome duplication): MNMDSGITSSHGSMDKTQKQSSEWAANQKHNQRVENTRVLMGPAVPAMPPVPSNFPPVPTGTIMSPQLSPFPDHRLRHHPLAHMMPADKNFLAYNMESFKSRVTKACDYCRKRKIRCTEIEPISGKCRNCIKYNKDCTFHFHEELKRRREEALNNKGNGKSVKKPRLDKENKFKDENFDIAVRSRNTSSTDSSPKLHTNLSQEYIGVSAGKSASDKEDTWPDFVPIDRTVLEKIELNHTKVAGKVFVLEEICKNMKGTIEKLAEKSKIDVIDKEYMKRPKRKQYSKALLTKQKMFHFRQNVLSHLTDEEFLSPINEMFTTTFKYSILQTKLVLDFSFRSASSPSSDNILYPLPRLAIAKRLLKNIKCPSLASLLHIVDVDQCLQFADVHFDPAKGRLTSSQAFLLNICLCLGATVTNFEEKQELVDEDNHETYYFEKFELWRLRSFTFLNSVYYYHKLSVARADMTALKALLLLAKFAQQKISASSAVKVLSVAIKVALDLRLNLHSTYEDLELDEIIKRRRLWCYCFSTDKFFSVVLSRPPFLKEENTDVLTDESYVELFRDKILPNLSIKYDDSKLEGVKDIVSVVNLLANHLEYVPYIQSYFLSRLSLIESQIYYSCFSIRTTLDDTLDEIIENVLENQKALDRMRDDLPTILSLENYKENMRILSLDSSKLDFEVSCCTTILLHLRWYHQKITLSLFVISIIGDNLDQRESSRHDIAEIIRRSRLDFKRNCIEVLNILKDFEYYPTVQNEFLYFSLTTVFSMFLYLSEIMVNDEHAMETGYIIGLLRDTHTRMLGSEERCLSVHNLKWQTSLFFYTFFLRSTMEKFNLTSKYAKFYAFDSNYYEGVLNRLVKHTRESKDDMVELLKTSFINKEKMAAFGSFVTEDQEKMEVSFNIFNEITIQDLNFLQFSSIPKLWENKTLEPGEEYHHSNGTNTDNNETTGADDTDDNNNNNNNNNKNGNNSSSTINNNNNNYSNSNNNDNDNNINDDDDDDDDDDDDDDDDDDDDDNDDDYSNNGADDDEEDDDYDRSLFPTGLASLLDASYPERTANDYRDENEQSNKLFEKIEGHLEHGVFFYDRDFFFKNVCVKM; this comes from the coding sequence ATGAATATGGATTCTGGTATTACAAGTAGTCATGGAAGCATGGATAAGACACAAAAGCAAAGTTCTGAGTGGGCAGCTAACCAGAAACATAATCAAAGAGTCGAAAATACAAGAGTTTTAATGGGCCCCGCTGTCCCTGCGATGCCTCCAGTACCATCAAATTTTCCGCCTGTTCCAACTGGTACAATAATGTCGCCTCAGTTGAGCCCTTTTCCGGATCACCGTTTAAGACATCACCCATTAGCTCATATGATGCCTGCTGATAAGAATTTTCTGGCATATAACATGGAGTCTTTCAAAAGTAGAGTGACTAAAGCATGTGATTATTGTCGGAAGAGGAAGATTAGATGTACGGAAATCGAGCCGATTTCTGGTAAATGTAGAAACTGTATCAAGTATAATAAAGATTGCACGTTTCATTTCCATGAAGAACTGAAAAGAAGGCGAGAAGAAGCTTTGAATAACAAGGGAAATGGGAAGTCGGTTAAGAAGCCGAGGTTGGATAAGGAGAATAAGTTCaaggatgaaaattttgatatcgCCGTGCGATCAAGAAATACTTCTTCTACAGACAGCTCGCCGAAATTACACACCAACTTATCACAAGAATATATTGGAGTTTCTGCCGGCAAAAGTGCAAGCGATAAAGAAGATACTTGGCCTGACTTTGTTCCTATTGACAGGACAGtgcttgaaaaaattgaactCAACCATACGAAGGTTGCTGGGaaagtttttgttttggaAGAGATTTGTAAAAACATGAAGGGAACAATAGAGAAGCTAGCtgaaaaaagcaaaattgACGTCATTGATAAAGAATACATGAAAAGGCCTAAAAGAAAGCAATATTCAAAGGCCTTGttaacaaaacaaaaaatgtttcatTTTCGACAAAATGTTTTATCACATTTAACTGACGAAGAATTTCTTTCGCCCATTAATGAAATGTTTACTACtactttcaaatattctatTTTACAGACCAAGCTGGTCCTGGACTTCTCTTTCCGATCCGCATCATCACCATCTAGTGATAATATTTTGTATCCTCTGCCCCGTTTAGCAATTGCAAAGCGTTTGctcaaaaatataaaatgtCCATCATTAGCCTCTCTTCTCCACATAGTGGATGTAGATCAATGTTTGCAATTTGCCGACGTGCACTTTGATCCTGCTAAAGGAAGATTGACATCATCACAGGCATTTTTGCTAAATATCTGCCTCTGCCTTGGGGCCACCGTTACAAATTTTGAGGAGAAGCAGGAGCTAgttgatgaagataatCATGAAACCTATTATTTTGAGAAGTTCGAATTATGGAGACTCAGATCTTTCACTTTTCTCAATTCTGTCTATTACTACCATAAACTGTCTGTAGCACGCGCAGATATGACGGCATTAAAGGCATTACTGTTACTGGCAAAGTTTGCccaacaaaaaataagtgCTTCATCAGCGGTCAAAGTACTATCCGTTGCTATCAAAGTGGCTTTGGATTTACGGCTCAATTTACATTCCACCTATGAGGATCTAGAACTTGATGAAATCATTAAAAGAAGACGCTTGTGGtgttattgtttttcaacagacaaattcttttctgtGGTGTTGTCAAGACCGCCCTTTCTCAAGGAGGAAAACACTGATGTATTAACAGATGAAAGCTATGTTGAACTATTCAGAGATAAAATTCTGCCCAATCTTTCTATAAAATACGATGATTCAAAACTAGAAGGGGTGAAAGATATTGTATCCGTTGTAAACTTACTCGCGAATCACCTTGAATATGTACCATACATTCaatcatattttttgtCGAGATTATCCCTCATAGAGTCTCAAATATATTACTCATGTTTTTCCATCAGAACAACTTTAGACGATACACTAGAtgaaatcattgaaaatgtACTGGAAAATCAAAAGGCGTTAGATAGAATGCGAGACGATTTGCCCACCATATTATCATTAGAAAATTACAAGGAAAACATGAGGATTTTATCTTTGGATTCTTCGAAGTTAGATTTTGAAGTGAGTTGTTGTACTACTATTCTATTACACCTCAGATGGTACCATCAAAAGATAACCCTGAGTTTATTTGTCATATCCATCATTGGAGATAACTTAGATCAACGGGAAAGTTCCCGGCATGATATAGCTGAAATTATTAGAAGGTCAAGATTGGATTTCAAGCGAAATTGCATCGAAGTActtaatattttgaaagattttgaatACTACCCTACTGTTCAGAATGAGTTTCTGTATTTTTCTCTCACAACGGTTTTTTCCATGTTTCTGTATTTGTCAGAGATTATGGTTAATGACGAACATGCCATGGAGACTGGTTATATAATTGGATTATTGAGGGATACACATACCCGTATGCTTGGATCTGAAGAACGCTGTCTTTCAGTACACAATCTGAAGTGGCAAacatctctttttttttacactttttttctacGGAGTACGATGGAAAAGTTCAATCTGACAAGTAAATACGCAAAATTCTATGCCTTTGATTCAAATTATTATGAGGGTGTTCTCAATAGGTTAGTTAAGCATACGAGAGAATCAAAAGATGATATGGTCGAGCTCTTGAAAACTTCGTTCATAAATAAAGAGAAGATGGCTGCATTTGGTAGTTTCGTTACAGAggaccaagaaaaaatggaagtgtccttcaatattttcaatgaaataaCAATCCAGGATTTGAACTTCTTGCAATTTTCAAGCATTCCGAAATTGTGGGAAAATAAAACTCTTGAGCCAGGCGAGGAATATCATCATAGTAATGGTACCAATACTGATAATAACGAGACTACTGGCGCTGATGATACTGacgataataataataataataataataataataaaaatggcAATAATAGTAGTAGTActattaataataataacaataactACAGTAACAGTAACAATAATGACAATGACAACAATattaatgatgatgatgatgatgatgatgatgatgatgatgatgatgatgatgatgatgatgatgatgacaatgatgatgattataGTAATAATGGTgctgatgatgatgaagaagacgatgaCTATGACAGATCTTTATTTCCAACAGGTTTAGCTTCGCTGCTTGATGCGTCATATCCTGAACGTACGGCGAATGATTATAGAGATGAGAATGAACAATCGAATAAATTATTCGAAAAGATTGAAGGCCATTTGGAGCACggtgtttttttttacgaTCGggatttcttcttcaagaatGTGTGTGTAAAAAtgtaa
- the APD1 gene encoding Apd1p (2Fe-2S cytosolic hypothetical protein; bishistidinyl coordinated, non-Rieske [2Fe-2S] cluster containing thiredoxin-like ferredoxin; required for normal localization of actin patches and for normal tolerance of sodium ions and hydrogen peroxide; green fluorescent protein (GFP)-fusion protein localizes to both the nucleus and the cytoplasm; homologous to AIM32), producing the protein MAFLNIFKQKRGDEASQLSAKGREEISQSIKICKSDDAANEHSCSGDCKTEIEEGEQAFAKLKIEHETPLLNSSKTPKIHFVVPTSQIDWQHDACLEDPKSVQYKISQWCDKNSAKFSNVGTGKTLNCAVSSLPKDIMDIDVMRGTKNNVLILPYFIWLNDLRSDDVEATLDGLVPDLLDENISREKLLETRPNVAVARERAFVFICSHTTRDKRCGITAPYLKKVFDSKLQEHGLYRDNSDYRAEGVKIAFVNHVGGHKFAANVQIYLRNPNTLIWLGRVTPTIVPSIVEHLIVPEEPTLPFPEKVRCIKKYQSW; encoded by the coding sequence ATGgcttttttgaatattttcaagCAAAAACGTGGTGATGAAGCTTCACAACTGAGCGCAAAGGGACGGGAGGAAATTTCTCAATCGATTAAGATATGCAAAAGTGACGATGCTGCTAACGAACATAGCTGCTCTGGTGATTGCAAAacagaaattgaagaaggagAGCAGGCCTTTGCGAAACTAAAGATCGAACATGAAACTCCTTTGTTGAACTCTTCTAAAACGCCAAAAATTCACTTCGTTGTCCCCACCTCTCAAATCGATTGGCAGCATGATGCCTGCCTCGAGGACCCAAAGTCAGTACAGTATAAAATTTCCCAGTGGTGTGATAAGAATTCAGCTAAATTTTCCAACGTGGGCACAGGCAAGACACTAAACTGTGCAGTTTCATCTTTACCTAAAGATATCATGGATATTGATGTTATGCGGGGAACCAAGAATAATGTACTTATTTTGCCTTACTTCATTTGGCTGAACGACCTTAGATCAGATGACGTCGAAGCAACGCTGGATGGTTTAGTTCCTGACTTATTAGACGAGAATATTTCAAGAGAGAAATTGCTAGAAACACGACCAAATGTTGCCGTTGCACGTGAACGTGCATTTGTATTTATATGTTCACATACTACGAGGGATAAACGATGCGGGATTACGGCACCCTATTTaaagaaagtttttgaCAGTAAATTACAGGAACATGGGCTGTATAGGGACAATTCGGATTACAGGGCAGAGGGTGTCAAAATTGCATTTGTTAATCATGTTGGTGGTCACAAATTTGCTGCAAATGTTCAAATTTATTTACGAAATCCAAATACCTTAATTTGGTTGGGAAGAGTAACTCCAACCATAGTTCCTTCTATTGTCGAACATCTGATTGTTCCTGAAGAACCAACGTTGCCGTTTCCCGAAAAAGTTCGCTGTATtaagaaatatcaaagcTGGTAA
- the SPP381 gene encoding U4/U6-U5 snRNP complex subunit SPP381 (mRNA splicing factor, component of U4/U6.U5 tri-snRNP; interacts genetically and physically with Prp38p; relocalizes to the cytosol in response to hypoxia; temperature-sensitive phenotype of prp38-1 mutant can be suppressed by human homolog of SPP381, MFAP1) — protein sequence MSFRHFKRRLDTSSADESSSADEEHPDQNVSLTEKSASLSHSDLGGEILNGTGKNRTPNDGQESNESDGSPESDESPESEESSDNSDSSDSDDMRPLPRPLFMKKKANNLQKATKIDQPWNAQDDARVLQTKKENMIKNIDKANQVAKNYETMKLRLNTNYSTNEELIKQCLLLDDNDEVDSEKERQKWFERQNERKQKHRRIQLAKQRESEEYEAKRFEAMQKGKDGNTKYDVILDKEKEKLDHKKQRSAEKVEKSHNNNRYKITRTKNVEFGDLGKNSRDYEETEYSVI from the coding sequence ATGAGTTTTAGACATTTCAAGAGGAGACTTGACACAAGCTCAGCAGATGAAAGCTCTTCGGCGGATGAAGAGCATCCAGACCAAAACGTATCTCTAACAGAAAAATCAGCCTCATTAAGCCATAGTGATTTGGGCGGCGAAATTTTAAATGGTACAGGAAAGAACCGCACCCCCAATGATGGCCAAGAATCAAATGAAAGTGATGGGAGTCCCGAAAGTGATGAGAGTCCCGAAAGTGAAGAAAGTAGCGACAACAGTGATTCGAGCGATAGTGACGATATGAGACCTTTACCGAGGCCattatttatgaagaaaaaggccAATAATTTGCAGAAAGCTACCAAGATAGATCAACCCTGGAATGCCCAAGATGACGCACGAGTTCTGCAAacaaagaaggaaaatatgataaaaaacATCGACAAAGCTAATCAAGTGGCAAAGAACTACGAAACGATGAAGCTGAGACTTAACACCAATTACAGCACCAACGAAGAATTGATCAAGCAGTGCTTGCTCTTAGATGATAACGATGAAGTCGATTCAGAAAAGGAGAGACAGAAATGGTTTGAAAGGCAGAACGAACGAAAGCAAAAGCATAGAAGAATACAACTTGCGAAACAAAGAGAATCAGAAGAATATGAGGCAAAACGATTTGAAGCGATGCAAAAAGGCAAAGATGGGAATACCAAATACGACGTTATCTTGGACAAGGAGAAAGAGAAACTTGATcacaaaaaacaaagatcGGCTgaaaaagtagaaaaatCTCACAATAACAACCGTTACAAGATTACAAGAACTAAAAATGTTGAATTTGGTGACCTAGGCAAGAATAGTAGAGATTACGAAGAAACTGAATATTCGGTTATATAA
- the RIB7 gene encoding 2,5-diamino-6-(ribosylamino)-4(3H)-pyrimidinone 5'-phosphate reductase (Diaminohydroxyphoshoribosylaminopyrimidine deaminase; catalyzes the second step of the riboflavin biosynthesis pathway) — protein sequence MSLTPLCEDLPQFLQNYLPNAGQTENTIVPFVTLTYAQSLDARVSRGPGVRTTISHPETKTMTHYLRHHHDGILVGSGTVLADNPGLNCKWGPDPAANSPRPIIIDTKQKWRFDGSKMQELFIKRQGKPPIVVVTSEPIIKEQHVDYAICPINDTTKLVDWKKLFEILKEEFNIRSVMVEGGANVINQLLLRSDIVNSLIITIGSTFLGSSGTEVSPPQTVNLKDMSWWKGITDVVLCARLADD from the coding sequence ATGTCTTTGACACCACTGTGTGAAGATTTACCACAATTTCTGCAAAACTATCTACCGAATGCTGGTCAAACGGAAAATACCATTGTGCCCTTTGTCACACTAACTTATGCTCAATCGCTCGACGCGAGAGTATCTAGGGGCCCTGGAGTGAGGACTACAATTTCACATCCCGAGACCAAAACAATGACGCATTATTTGAGACATCATCACGATGGAATACTCGTAGGAAGTGGAACAGTGCTAGCTGATAATCCTGGATTGAATTGTAAATGGGGTCCCGATCCGGCTGCAAATTCCCCAAGgccaataataatagaTACAAAGCAAAAGTGGCGATTTGATGGTTCAAAAATGCAAGaactttttattaaacGACAGGGTAAGCCGCCAATCGTTGTTGTCACAAGTGAGCCCATTATAAAAGAACAACATGTAGACTACGCAATTTGTCCAATAAATGATACTACGAAATTGGTCGattggaagaaattgtttgagatattaaaagaagaattcaaTATAAGGTCAGTAATGGTTGAAGGAGGTGCCAATGTAATAAATCAGTTGTTGCTGAGGAGCGATATTGTCAACAGTCTTATAATAACTATTGGATCAACATTTCTGGGTAGCTCAGGCACCGAAGTTAGCCCACCCCAAACAGTAAATTTAAAGGATATGTCATGGTGGAAGGGCATTACCGATGTGGTGCTTTGTGCGAGACTGGCCGATGACTAA
- the RPB5 gene encoding DNA-directed RNA polymerase core subunit RPB5 (RNA polymerase subunit ABC27; common to RNA polymerases I, II, and III; contacts DNA and affects transactivation), translating into MDQENERNISRLWRAFRTVKEMVKDRGYFITQEEVELPLEDFKAKYCDSMGRPQRKMMSFQANPTEESISKFPDMGSLWVEFCDEPSVGVKTMKTFVIHIQEKNFQTGIFVYQNNITPSAMKLVPSIPPATIETFNEAALVVNITHHELVPKHIRLSSDEKRELLKRYRLKESQLPRIQRADPVALYLGLKRGEVVKIIRKSETSGRYASYRICM; encoded by the coding sequence ATGGaccaagaaaatgaaagaaacaTCTCAAGATTATGGAGAGCATTCAGAACagtaaaagaaatggtTAAGGACAGGGGTTATTTTATCACTCAAGAGGAAGTCGAATTGCCATTGGAAGATTTCAAGGCCAAGTATTGTGACTCCATGGGCAGACCACAACGTAAAATGATGTCCTTCCAGGCAAATCCAACAGAAGAATCTATATCAAAGTTCCCAGACATGGGCTCCTTATGGGTAGAATTTTGTGATGAGCCTTCCGTTGGTGTAAAGACAATGAAGACTTTTGTTATAcatattcaagaaaaaaatttccaaacAGGTATCTTTGTTTAccaaaataatattacaCCAAGTGCAATGAAATTGGTGCCTTCTATACCACCAGCCACCATTGAAACTTTTAATGAAGCTGCCTTAGTGGTTAATATTACTCACCACGAATTGGTTCCAAAGCATATCAGATTGAGTAGTGATGAGAAAAGAGAGCTTTTAAAAAGGTATAGATTGAAGGAATCCCAATTGCCAAGAATTCAAAGAGCTGATCCTGTAGCCTTATACTTGGGATTGAAAAGAGGCGAAGTAGTTAAAATCATAAGAAAAAGTGAAACCTCTGGTCGTTATGCCAGTTACAGAATCTGTATGTAG
- the CNS1 gene encoding HSP70/90 family co-chaperone CNS1 (TPR-containing co-chaperone; binds both Hsp82p (Hsp90) and Ssa1p (Hsp70); stimulates ATPase activity of Ssa1p; ts mutants reduce Hsp82p function, overexpression suppresses phenotypes of HSP82 ts allele and cpr7 deletion; human homolog TTC4 complements yeast cns1 mutant), with translation MSSVNANGGYTKPQKYVPGPGDPELPPQLSEFKDKTSDEILKEMNRMPFFMTKLDETDGAGGENVELEALKALAYEGEPHEIAENFKKQGNELYKAKRFKDARELYSKGLAVECEDKSINESLYANRAACELELKNYRRCIEDCSKALTINPKNVKCYYRTSKAFFQLNKLEEAKSAATFANQRIDPENKSILNMLSVIDRKEQELKAKEEKQQREAQERENKKIMLESAMTLRNITNIKTHSPVELLNEGKIRLEDPMDFESQLIYPALIMYPTQDEFDFVGEVSELTTVQELVDLVLEGPQERFKKEGKENFTPKKVLVFMETKAGGLIKAGKKLTFHDILKKESPDVPLFDNALKIYIVPKVESEGWISKWDKQKALERRSV, from the coding sequence ATGAGCTCCGTTAACGCAAATGGAGGATATACCAAACCACAAAAATATGTGCCAGGGCCAGGTGATCCTGAACTTCCACCCCAACTATCCGAATTTAAAGATAAAACATCGGATGAAAtcttgaaagaaatgaacAGAATGCCTTTTTTCATGACCAAGTTGGATGAAACAGACGGTGCAGGTGGTGAAAACGTGGAGTTAGAAGCTTTAAAGGCATTAGCTTATGAAGGCGAACCACACGAAATCgctgaaaatttcaagaagcAAGGTAACGAACTATACAAAGCAAAAAGATTCAAGGATGCAAGGGAACTTTACTCAAAGGGCTTGGCTGTAGAATGCGAAGATAAATCAATAAATGAGTCACTATATGCCAATAGAGCGGCATGTGAGTTAGAGCTGAAAAATTACAGGAGGTGTATCGAGGACTGCAGTAAAGCTCTAACTATTAACCCCAAGAATGTTAAGTGCTACTATCGTACAAGCAAGGCTTTTTTCCAATTAAACAAGTTGGAGGAGGCCAAATCAGCCGCAACATTTGCCAATCAAAGGATTGACCCAGAGAACAAAtcaattttgaatatgTTATCAGTGATTgatagaaaagaacaagaattgaaagcaaaagaagaaaaacagcAAAGAGAAGCTCAGGAACgtgaaaacaagaaaattatgTTAGAGAGCGCAATGACGCTGAGAAACATAACTAACATCAAAACTCACTCTCCAGTAGAGTTACTTAATGAGGGTAAAATAAGGCTAGAAGACCCAATGGATTTTGAATCTCAATTGATCTATCCCGCATTAATTATGTACCCCACGCAAgatgaatttgattttgtaGGTGAAGTAAGTGAGTTAACTACTGTGCAAGAACTTGTTGACCTAGTTTTGGAAGGGCCGCAAGAACgcttcaaaaaagaaggtAAGGAAAACTTCACACCAAAGAAAGTGTTGGTGTTCATGGAAACAAAGGCAGGTGGTTTGATTAAAGCTGGTAAGAAACTGACATTTCACGATATCTTGAAGAAAGAGTCGCCAGATGTACCATTGTTCGATAACGctttgaaaatatatattgtGCCAAAGGTAGAAAGTGAAGGGTGGATTTCCAAGTGGGATAAGCAAAAAGCCTTAGAAAGAAGATCTGTGTGA